A genome region from Sphingobacteriaceae bacterium GW460-11-11-14-LB5 includes the following:
- a CDS encoding acyl-phosphate glycerol 3-phosphate acyltransferase → MVTVYSLSALLVAYLFGSIPTAVWLGQAFYGVDVREYGSGNAGATNTFRVLGKKAGIAVMIIDIAKGYTATNLAYLIGMSVTGPQNSVIFVNYQLALGVTAVMGHLFPVFAGFRGGKGVATLFGMILAVNFEASMLCVLVFVVVLLLTKYVSLSSICAGFTFPLSVVFLFQVSIKSEVLYGMVVCILILVTHQKNLERLLKGKESKVYLFRKKTN, encoded by the coding sequence ATGGTTACGGTTTATTCTCTCAGCGCGTTATTAGTTGCCTACCTTTTTGGATCTATACCAACAGCTGTATGGCTTGGTCAGGCTTTTTATGGCGTTGACGTAAGGGAGTACGGAAGTGGTAATGCTGGCGCAACCAATACCTTCAGGGTGCTGGGTAAAAAAGCCGGAATTGCAGTAATGATCATCGATATTGCAAAAGGTTATACCGCAACCAATCTGGCCTATCTGATTGGCATGTCGGTTACCGGGCCACAAAATTCAGTTATTTTTGTTAATTATCAACTTGCACTCGGTGTAACCGCAGTAATGGGACATTTGTTTCCTGTTTTTGCCGGCTTTAGAGGTGGAAAAGGTGTGGCCACACTTTTTGGAATGATTTTGGCAGTTAACTTCGAAGCATCTATGCTTTGTGTTCTGGTTTTTGTGGTGGTATTGTTGTTAACCAAATATGTTTCATTAAGCTCCATTTGCGCGGGATTTACTTTTCCACTGAGCGTGGTCTTTTTGTTTCAGGTTTCGATTAAATCTGAAGTGCTTTACGGCATGGTGGTTTGTATTCTAATCCTGGTTACACACCAAAAAAATCTCGAAAGATTGCTGAAAGGCAAAGAATCTAAAGTGTATTTGTTTAGAAAGAAAACTAATTAA
- a CDS encoding nicotinate-nucleotide diphosphorylase (carboxylating) translates to MDTQLIHQFIKNALTEDVGDGDHTSLSTIPAGTQGKAKLIIKENGVLAGIELAIEIFKEVDAELKVDVLLQDGAEVKVGDIALTVSGSTHAILIAERLVLNCMQRMSGIATKTHRIVSLLKTTKTKILDTRKTTPGLRYLEKWAVRIGGGVNHRIGLYDMILIKDNHVDYAGGISNAITAAKKYLIDQNKVLQIEIEVRNLDELSQVLAIGGVDRIMLDNFSFENLRAAVKLIDGKFITEASGGITEENVAAYAACGVDFISMGALTHSVKSLDMSLKAY, encoded by the coding sequence TTGGATACTCAACTTATACATCAATTCATAAAAAATGCCCTTACCGAAGATGTTGGCGATGGTGATCATACCTCACTTTCAACAATTCCAGCCGGAACGCAGGGAAAAGCAAAACTGATTATCAAAGAAAATGGTGTTTTGGCCGGGATTGAACTGGCTATTGAGATTTTTAAGGAGGTTGATGCCGAATTGAAAGTTGATGTATTGTTACAGGATGGTGCCGAGGTAAAAGTGGGCGATATTGCCTTAACCGTTTCCGGAAGTACACATGCCATTTTAATTGCCGAACGGTTGGTTTTAAACTGTATGCAGCGCATGAGTGGCATTGCTACTAAAACTCATCGGATTGTTTCTTTGTTAAAAACAACCAAAACCAAAATTTTAGATACCCGTAAAACTACCCCAGGGCTTCGCTATTTAGAAAAGTGGGCTGTTCGGATTGGTGGAGGTGTAAATCACCGGATTGGCCTGTATGATATGATCTTGATTAAAGACAATCATGTAGATTATGCAGGAGGGATTTCAAATGCCATTACAGCTGCTAAAAAATATCTGATTGATCAAAATAAAGTCCTTCAGATCGAAATTGAAGTGAGGAATTTAGATGAATTATCTCAGGTTTTGGCTATTGGTGGTGTAGACCGTATTATGCTTGATAATTTCAGTTTCGAAAACTTAAGGGCAGCGGTTAAATTAATCGATGGTAAATTTATCACAGAGGCTTCCGGCGGCATTACAGAAGAGAATGTTGCAGCATATGCAGCTTGTGGAGTAGATTTTATTTCTATGGGGGCACTTACACACTCAGTGAAAAGCCTGGATATGAGTTTAAAAGCATACTAA
- a CDS encoding DUF4783 domain-containing protein, translating into MIRSLFLLIISLSSLYHPTALQADIIDDLSSYFKAGNSKEIAKSFASTIELIIVDEEDVYSKAQGEQILRDFFVKHPPVKTSIFHKINTNPNYRFGVIILGTAKETFRVSITMKKFNTSFSITELRIEPAKD; encoded by the coding sequence ATGATCCGGAGCTTATTTTTACTCATTATTAGTTTGTCATCATTATATCACCCTACAGCTCTTCAGGCAGATATTATTGATGATTTATCCTCGTATTTTAAGGCTGGTAACTCGAAAGAAATTGCCAAAAGTTTCGCCTCAACTATCGAACTTATTATTGTTGACGAGGAAGATGTATACTCAAAAGCACAGGGTGAACAGATTTTAAGAGATTTTTTTGTCAAACATCCGCCGGTAAAAACAAGTATTTTTCATAAAATTAATACCAATCCAAATTATCGTTTTGGCGTAATTATTTTAGGTACTGCAAAAGAGACTTTCAGGGTTTCCATCACGATGAAAAAATTCAACACCAGCTTTTCGATTACCGAATTAAGGATAGAGCCTGCTAAAGATTAA
- a CDS encoding phosphoglycerate mutase (2,3-diphosphoglycerate-independent), translating into MVNDKKLALIILDGWGYGKQDNSDAAYAANTPFFDSLLQHYPNSKLEASGEAVGLPAGQMGNSEVGHMNLGAGRVVYQELGRINKSITDRELHSNPVLISAFDYAKQHNKAVHFIGLVSNGGVHAHIEHLKALCDAANEANVPNTFVHAFLDGRDTDPNSGLGFITDLENHIQNSNAKLATMVGRYYAMDRDNRWERVKQAYDVMVNGIGERTQDALAAIKKSYADGVTDEFLKPIVLTQDNGAPVATIQNDDVVICFNFRTDRGREITTALTQKDFPEQQMHKLPLYYVTMTTYDESFEKVNVIFTKDDLTQTIGEVLADNNKNQIRIAETEKYPHVTFFFSGGREAEFKNEKRLLIPSPKVATYDLQPEMSAAGITDAITKEMETGWADFICLNFANPDMVGHTGVFEAVVKAVETADKCAETVVKKGLENGYSFILLADHGNSEFMVNGDGSANTAHTTNLVPCILIDKDYKSIADGKLGDIAPTILKILGVAIPAEMTGNVLV; encoded by the coding sequence ATGGTAAACGATAAAAAACTCGCGCTTATAATTCTAGATGGTTGGGGCTACGGAAAACAAGATAATTCTGATGCTGCATATGCCGCCAACACTCCTTTTTTCGATTCTTTACTTCAGCATTACCCAAATTCTAAACTTGAAGCATCTGGTGAAGCAGTAGGTCTGCCAGCGGGACAAATGGGAAACTCGGAAGTTGGGCACATGAACTTAGGTGCAGGCCGGGTAGTTTACCAGGAGCTTGGCCGGATCAACAAATCAATTACCGATAGAGAATTGCATAGCAATCCGGTTTTAATAAGTGCGTTCGATTATGCGAAACAGCATAACAAAGCAGTTCACTTTATCGGTCTGGTTTCAAACGGTGGTGTGCATGCCCATATCGAACATTTAAAAGCTTTATGCGATGCTGCTAATGAAGCTAATGTGCCAAATACTTTTGTTCATGCTTTTTTAGATGGTCGTGATACCGATCCAAACTCTGGCCTGGGCTTTATTACTGATCTGGAAAACCATATTCAAAACAGCAATGCTAAATTGGCGACCATGGTTGGCCGTTATTACGCAATGGACCGCGATAACCGTTGGGAGCGCGTTAAACAAGCTTACGATGTAATGGTAAATGGCATTGGTGAAAGAACACAAGATGCTTTGGCGGCGATCAAAAAATCCTATGCTGATGGCGTAACTGATGAGTTTTTAAAACCAATTGTATTAACACAGGATAATGGTGCACCAGTAGCTACCATTCAAAACGATGATGTGGTAATCTGTTTTAATTTCCGTACCGATAGAGGTCGTGAAATTACCACTGCGTTAACGCAAAAGGATTTCCCGGAACAGCAAATGCATAAACTGCCGTTGTATTATGTTACCATGACTACTTACGATGAGAGTTTTGAAAAGGTAAACGTAATTTTCACCAAAGATGATTTAACCCAAACCATTGGCGAAGTATTGGCTGATAACAATAAAAATCAGATCCGTATTGCTGAAACCGAAAAATATCCTCACGTAACTTTCTTCTTTTCAGGAGGACGGGAAGCCGAATTTAAAAACGAAAAACGCCTTTTAATTCCTTCTCCAAAAGTAGCTACCTACGATCTTCAGCCTGAAATGAGTGCCGCAGGAATTACCGATGCCATTACCAAAGAAATGGAAACAGGATGGGCCGATTTTATTTGTTTAAACTTTGCCAATCCAGATATGGTTGGCCACACAGGCGTTTTTGAGGCTGTGGTAAAAGCAGTAGAAACTGCAGATAAATGTGCAGAAACTGTGGTAAAAAAAGGTTTGGAAAATGGTTACTCGTTTATTCTTTTGGCCGATCACGGAAACTCTGAATTTATGGTGAATGGTGATGGATCTGCCAATACTGCACATACCACCAACCTGGTTCCTTGTATTTTAATCGATAAGGATTATAAAAGCATTGCAGATGGCAAGTTAGGCGACATTGCCCCTACTATTTTAAAAATATTAGGCGTAGCTATTCCAGCAGAAATGACAGGAAATGTTTTAGTATAA
- a CDS encoding endopeptidase La: protein MSKQDIFDFHTAMPIINEDTEFFPLMSQQDEEEMNNEETPETLAILPLRNTVLFPGVVIPITVGRDKSIKLIKEAYKGNKIIGVVSQKDVSIEDPTFEQLNTVGTVANIIKLLQMPDGNTTVIIQGKQRFSLIEEVQNEPYIKAVVKKFEEQKHKADKEFKTLIASIREMSAQIIQLSPNIPSEASIALKNIESNSFLINFISSNMNAEMADKQKILEMDKLQERAQKVMELLMVELQMLELRNQIQSKVRTDLDKQQRDYFLNQQLKTIQEELGGNSADLEFDALQEKAKKKKWAKAVAEHFDKELDKLGRMNPAAPDYSVQLNYLELLLDLPWSEFTKDNFDLKRAQRILDKDHFGLEKVKQRIIEYLAVLKLKRNMKAPILCLVGPPGVGKTSLGKSIAKALGRKYVRMALGGIRDEAEIRGHRKTYIGAMPGRIISSIKKAGADNPVFVLDEIDKVGTDHRGDPSSALLEVLDPEQNSAFYDHYVEMDYDLSNILFIATANSLSTIQPALLDRMEIIEVNGYTIEEKIEIAKKYLLPKQKENHGLQTKDINLKTPLIEKVIEDYTRESGVRGLEKKIGSLVRGVATKIAMEETYDSNLNNEDVERILGAPIYDKDLYEGNEVAGVVTGLAWTSVGGDILFIESSLSPGKGKLTLTGNLGDVMKESAVIALAYLRAHAAEFDIDYTLFDNWDVHVHVPAGATPKDGPSAGVTMLTALTSAFTQRKVKQHLAMTGEITLRGKVLPVGGIKEKILAAKRANIKEIILCKSNRKDILEIKESYIKDLKFHYVTEMSEVIELALTKNKVKKPLDLSVKIAPIVN, encoded by the coding sequence ATGAGTAAACAAGATATATTTGATTTCCATACAGCAATGCCAATCATAAACGAGGATACCGAATTTTTTCCCTTAATGTCTCAACAAGACGAAGAGGAAATGAACAATGAGGAAACGCCCGAAACGTTGGCCATATTGCCTTTGCGAAACACAGTTTTATTTCCAGGAGTAGTTATCCCTATTACAGTTGGAAGAGATAAATCAATTAAGTTAATTAAGGAAGCTTACAAAGGAAATAAGATTATTGGGGTTGTTTCTCAAAAAGACGTTTCCATTGAAGACCCTACTTTTGAGCAGCTTAACACGGTTGGTACTGTTGCAAACATCATTAAGCTATTGCAGATGCCTGATGGAAATACCACGGTAATTATTCAGGGTAAACAACGTTTCAGCTTAATTGAAGAGGTACAGAACGAGCCTTACATTAAAGCGGTTGTTAAAAAATTCGAAGAACAAAAGCACAAGGCAGATAAAGAGTTTAAAACGTTAATCGCTTCTATACGCGAGATGTCTGCTCAGATTATCCAGCTTTCGCCAAATATTCCAAGTGAAGCCAGTATTGCACTTAAAAACATTGAGAGCAATTCATTTTTGATCAATTTCATTTCATCAAATATGAATGCCGAAATGGCCGATAAGCAAAAAATCCTTGAAATGGATAAACTGCAGGAAAGGGCACAAAAGGTAATGGAACTGCTAATGGTCGAATTGCAGATGCTGGAGCTGAGAAATCAGATCCAATCGAAAGTACGTACCGATTTAGACAAACAACAACGCGATTATTTCTTAAATCAACAGCTAAAAACCATTCAGGAAGAATTGGGTGGTAACTCTGCCGATTTAGAATTTGATGCTTTACAGGAAAAGGCTAAAAAGAAAAAATGGGCCAAAGCAGTTGCCGAACATTTTGATAAGGAGCTAGATAAGCTGGGTAGAATGAATCCTGCTGCTCCCGATTACTCTGTTCAGTTAAACTATTTAGAACTCCTTTTAGATTTACCCTGGAGCGAGTTTACAAAAGATAATTTCGACCTAAAAAGAGCACAACGTATCTTAGATAAAGATCACTTTGGTTTAGAAAAAGTGAAGCAGCGTATTATCGAATACTTAGCCGTTCTAAAACTAAAGCGCAATATGAAAGCGCCAATTTTATGTTTGGTTGGCCCTCCGGGAGTTGGTAAAACATCTTTAGGAAAGTCGATAGCCAAAGCATTAGGGCGTAAGTATGTACGTATGGCTTTAGGCGGTATCCGCGATGAAGCAGAAATCAGAGGTCACCGTAAAACTTATATCGGCGCAATGCCAGGCCGTATTATTTCGTCTATTAAAAAAGCGGGGGCAGATAATCCTGTTTTTGTTTTGGATGAGATTGATAAAGTAGGCACCGACCACCGTGGCGATCCATCATCAGCTTTGCTTGAGGTATTAGATCCCGAGCAAAACAGCGCCTTCTACGATCATTATGTAGAAATGGATTACGATTTATCGAACATCCTGTTTATTGCAACAGCAAACTCATTAAGCACCATACAACCTGCATTATTAGATCGTATGGAGATTATTGAAGTAAACGGATATACGATTGAAGAAAAAATAGAAATCGCTAAAAAATACCTGTTGCCAAAACAGAAAGAAAACCATGGTTTACAAACCAAGGATATTAACCTGAAAACGCCACTGATCGAAAAAGTGATTGAAGATTATACCAGAGAATCGGGTGTGCGTGGTTTGGAGAAAAAAATAGGTTCTTTAGTGCGTGGTGTGGCTACAAAAATTGCGATGGAAGAAACCTACGATTCAAATTTAAATAATGAAGATGTAGAGCGTATTTTAGGTGCACCAATTTATGATAAAGACTTGTACGAAGGCAATGAAGTGGCTGGAGTAGTAACAGGTTTGGCCTGGACAAGTGTTGGAGGAGATATTTTATTTATCGAATCGAGCTTAAGTCCCGGAAAAGGTAAACTTACTTTAACAGGTAATCTGGGTGATGTAATGAAAGAATCGGCAGTTATTGCACTAGCCTATTTACGTGCACACGCAGCCGAATTTGATATAGACTACACTTTATTTGATAACTGGGATGTTCACGTACACGTGCCGGCAGGTGCTACACCAAAAGACGGACCTTCGGCCGGGGTAACGATGCTTACCGCCTTAACGTCGGCATTTACACAACGTAAAGTAAAACAGCATTTAGCCATGACTGGTGAGATTACCCTACGTGGAAAAGTACTTCCAGTTGGTGGAATTAAAGAAAAAATTCTAGCAGCAAAAAGGGCAAACATTAAAGAAATTATCCTTTGCAAAAGCAACCGTAAAGATATTTTAGAAATTAAAGAAAGTTACATTAAGGATTTAAAATTCCATTATGTAACCGAAATGAGCGAAGTAATTGAATTGGCTTTAACTAAGAATAAGGTAAAGAAACCTTTAGATTTAAGCGTTAAAATTGCGCCGATTGTAAACTAA
- a CDS encoding aminoacyl-tRNA hydrolase, which translates to MLPTREEILRSVSFKTSRSGGKGGQNVNKVSSKVELIFDLDTAAYFDEDEKALLKSRLAHRLDTEGLLHIVSQEDRSQLLNKEKTVAKLIELLKRSLQVQKKRKATKIPKAVVQKRLKNKAVNAEKKKNRKIIDF; encoded by the coding sequence ATGTTGCCTACAAGAGAAGAAATTTTACGATCAGTTAGTTTTAAAACTTCCAGAAGTGGGGGCAAAGGTGGGCAAAATGTAAATAAAGTTTCGAGTAAGGTAGAATTGATTTTCGACCTCGACACTGCGGCTTATTTCGACGAAGATGAAAAAGCGCTCCTAAAATCCAGGTTGGCGCACCGCCTGGATACTGAGGGATTATTACATATTGTTTCTCAGGAAGACCGGAGCCAGTTACTGAATAAAGAAAAAACTGTAGCCAAGTTGATTGAATTGTTAAAACGATCGCTTCAGGTTCAGAAGAAAAGAAAAGCAACCAAAATCCCTAAAGCAGTTGTTCAAAAAAGATTGAAGAATAAGGCTGTGAATGCCGAAAAGAAGAAAAACAGGAAAATAATTGATTTCTAG
- a CDS encoding ferritin (cytoplasmic iron storage protein), producing the protein MLLSEKMLTALNNQVKLEAESSQVYLGIASWLETQPGLEGYTEFFYRQSDEERHHMLKLIHYINDRDGHAIITALEMPKNSFGQVIEVFQDFLDNELLVSKSINDLVELSLNEKDYLTFKFLQWYLDEQLEEEKMAKTMLEKLQLVGSDRGGIYQLDKDIVGLRSKVSETKEGE; encoded by the coding sequence ATGTTACTATCTGAAAAAATGTTGACGGCGCTGAATAACCAGGTTAAATTGGAAGCCGAATCATCACAAGTTTATCTGGGCATTGCCTCATGGCTAGAAACGCAGCCGGGTTTAGAGGGGTATACTGAGTTTTTTTACCGCCAGAGTGACGAAGAACGTCATCACATGCTTAAACTGATCCATTATATCAATGATCGTGATGGACATGCGATCATCACTGCTCTTGAAATGCCCAAAAATTCTTTCGGGCAGGTGATAGAGGTATTTCAGGATTTTCTGGATAATGAGCTGCTGGTGTCGAAAAGTATAAACGATTTGGTAGAACTTTCATTGAATGAGAAAGATTATCTCACCTTTAAATTTTTACAATGGTATTTAGATGAACAGCTTGAAGAAGAAAAAATGGCGAAAACGATGTTAGAGAAACTTCAGTTAGTGGGTAGTGATCGGGGAGGAATTTATCAGTTGGATAAAGATATTGTGGGTTTACGCAGTAAGGTTAGCGAAACCAAAGAAGGTGAATAA
- a CDS encoding cytidylate kinase, with protein MKKNLVIAIDGYSSCGKSTLAKALAKKLGFIYVDSGAMYRAVTLYFLRNNIDITDDTKVVDALQHIELNFHSRDYESHITLNGEEVSDEIRLMPVSENVSEVSAHKIVRHEMVKQQQRMGKSKNIVMDGRDIGTTVFPDAPVKFFMTADPKIRAERRFKELESKGNNETTLEEVFENLAHRDYADTTRKESPLVRADDAIILDNTDLTQEEQLAFAMEKVEPFLVH; from the coding sequence ATGAAGAAAAACCTGGTAATAGCAATAGATGGCTATTCATCTTGCGGAAAAAGTACATTAGCAAAAGCATTGGCTAAAAAATTAGGTTTCATTTATGTAGATAGCGGAGCGATGTATCGTGCCGTTACGCTCTATTTCTTAAGAAATAACATCGATATTACTGATGATACTAAAGTTGTTGATGCACTACAACATATCGAATTAAATTTCCATTCCCGCGATTACGAATCCCATATCACGCTTAATGGTGAAGAAGTTTCTGACGAAATCCGTTTGATGCCGGTTTCTGAAAATGTAAGTGAGGTTTCTGCCCATAAAATCGTTCGTCATGAAATGGTGAAACAACAGCAACGCATGGGTAAATCGAAAAACATTGTGATGGATGGCCGTGATATCGGTACTACCGTTTTCCCTGATGCCCCAGTGAAATTCTTTATGACAGCCGATCCGAAAATCAGGGCCGAACGCAGATTTAAGGAACTGGAGAGCAAAGGCAATAACGAAACCACTTTGGAAGAGGTTTTTGAAAACCTGGCGCACCGCGACTACGCTGATACGACCAGAAAGGAAAGCCCATTGGTTCGGGCTGATGATGCCATTATTTTAGATAACACCGATCTTACCCAGGAAGAGCAACTGGCTTTTGCAATGGAAAAAGTAGAACCGTTTTTGGTTCATTAG